Genomic segment of Zerene cesonia ecotype Mississippi chromosome 7, Zerene_cesonia_1.1, whole genome shotgun sequence:
atcattgaaataatgtttcgtattggttgtgatggttcttaatcatctcaatagatggcgtggggtgccccttaggcacatgaaaccgaaagagtagaggaaattcgattactgtggcaggatcacgggtggccgagaggctaggcgttgctacggttaggcaagaaacgcaggtttgaatcctgcctcgtgatcgaattttttctattctttcaaaatttctcatttataaagcatttcaatgctataaaactaaaaattaaactgcatgtacattgaatatatataaaaatgtacatatggGAGTAGGTGCAAAAAAAGTTATACCTGATAACGCAACCCATCTTACCGTCAATGCCTTACAACGTAATATTGCAGTAGCTGAAATCCTCACTAGGTGCGATGAGACTGTATCCATACCGTGCATACCACTCATCACCCACAATGGTGTAACCAATTTACACTTCACACATCATAAGTACCAATGGACTATGGGTGCTAAATATCTGATGGCAAAcctgtatacataataaattatgtaatgttgTAACTGTTCTCTATTTTTTGGTGCCCTTgagaagaataaataaaatagacgaACATCCACACTTAGGTATCTGCTATAACTCTATTATATCTGTTTTACCCCACTCTTTCCCTCTCCGGCATCATCCAAAAATAGCTATCTATCTGCTTTCATTCCGTGTCTCATTCCGCCTCAGTCTGTGTCTGAAACAAAGACATTATACTACTACCTAGACGGTGcactaaaaatgttttcttttataatattggatttatttatattattataatattcttatgtGTGGAAGCTAATCAAAAGCAGTTCTGGCGATGGGTCTGGTAGTGGTCCTCTTGGTAGTGTGACTTTGACTAATCTTGCAAATTGAAggaataattgatttttgtagaaatggtagaaagtttcatattttttatcacatttttagGATAACTGTGTTGGAGAATTTTGttgaacaaaaacatttttgaccCCTACCGCAGATCAACAGTtcgctacggttaggcaaaagacgcgggttcgaatctcgcctcgtgatcaatttttttctattctttcaaaatttctcaaaataatttttgtttgaaatcaGGTCTTTGGTCTTACATGTGTGCCCATTTTTACTTGGTAGAGTTCTGAGAATTTgaaggatttatttttttgctaaaaatagtaattcatacaaataattgtgGCGCATTTACtattcacattttatttatacatacccAATATGTAAACCTAtgttttagattattttagcacgtatttatttaagtagtaTAATACACACTCATTTTTCAAGTAACTTGTCCCATTTTTTGTTTGGCCATGGTCATCTCATTAGAAAAACACACACTACCTATGTGAGCCCTCTCACTCGGACCAGAATTTGCACCATAGTGCACAGTTTAATTTATAGCTTAACATCTTTGGTCTGACTAGAACAGATATCTTGAATAACTACGAGCCACGAAACTTGAgatcatttcaatttttttaaactagacgctcgtcccggcttcgtcTGGTTATCAAGATTCTTGTTTCATCCCCAGGGAACAtttaatcggtataaaaagtatcctatcacccaagtcagcttgtgtctgtataccaaatttcatcaaaatccgttcaatagttttaaGGGTGATTGATGGACAAGCATCTAAACAAActaactttcaaatttataatattattgttgtatcGACATGTAATGTCTGCCAGGCCAAGTGCCCTGCGTGATGGATGACGGCCTGAATCTtgatgtttaaaaacaaaataataattattttagatcCAATTATTCATAACAGGCATCCGACCAACGGcttgattaaataattcagcTACGCTGTCTATATCATATCTCCTTCTTACTTTAATCATTTTAGagtgaaatatattgtttaatgaaaatgtattaattaaaacatcgaTACCAAGAATTTTCTGTATATGcaatgtttgaaattatttcgttGGTATTGAcgtcatattttatacaaacggCACGAGTAGAATTAAAGTTTTTGCTACTCGGAAGTCGGCGCTAAAGTTTGTGATAATTTGTATTTCGCACTTCGCATTTTTGTTTCGTTGCGCAAACTGTTGCAAAGTGCGGACGAATGTTCAAAGTTTTTTGGAAAAACTCGAGTTTAGTTGTGATtcacgtttttaatataattcttcCGTTTGAAAGTTGAAATCAAAAGAGTATTTATGTTTCATAAGTAAAAAATCTGGTGGCCGTTTACATcatgtttttccttttttcatACGGACATTAAAGCTTCTGCTAATAGCTGTACTAtatatgtagaaataaatttcaacgtCCGTCTCTTCAAAAACAATACTATGAAGGccgaaataatgtttttgttgttcCAATTTCCTTGCCCGCGTTTAATAAATCTATGAAGTAGGTGGGTCTTGATACTATTATAATTCTGTAGAAAAGCTTTTGAACGATGTTATATGAAGTTAAAAAACGCCACGGTgcgttaagtagtttttggaCCAtcaaaaaatgataaaaacgtccaataagaaataacattaaaatgaaagattttttaatattcaccaTATGTACAATAAgtgagtatatatatatatatatatatatatatatatatatatatatatatataNNNNNNNNNNNNNNNNNNNNNNNNNNNNNNNNNNNNNNNNNNNNNNNNNNNNNNNNNNNNNNNNNNNNNNtaattataatttctatttcatcatcatcagcccatatatgttacTGGACGCAGGTCTCCTgtaagggttcaggccataattcacCACGCCAAGTGCGGGGTTGCAAATGTCACATGTTATCGAACTTTTAAGTCTTGGACCTTCCGGTTTATGATAAAGATtagatttagattttatattcgAACATGTCACTAATCTGCTTTGTAAAAGTCTGTTtagctataaattaaatttatcattaagtGATACAAAAAGATGTCAGTTAAAACACTTTTGCATTATAAAGAAAAgacagaattataaataaagaatatttatttttttctataaacattttattccgtttttaatatcttcattGGCTCACATCATATAAATCCGAATCGCATTGGGCTTTCGTCAACGAAGTCGTGTGCATGGATGGAGAAGAGTTCAGCGATCGGACCGCGTGCCGACACCAAGACGAAGCGCCCAGCGCGTACGGCTCCTTAGCTAAACAATTTGTGCATCGAGGTCAGGTAAAGATTACTTTAATCGCTAAATCACATTTGGAcactaatatacatattttataactacgTTCAACAAATGTCAATATTGAGCAGTACGAGGAGGGCCGCGAAAGCGCGCGGCTCGGAGCCTGCGTCACGCAGGCCCGTACACGCAGTCACCGCGGCGAACTCCAGGAGATTCTTCGCCCGGTAAAACGGCTGCACGTCGCCATTGATCACGCACACGCTCTACATCTTGCATAACGCGTACAACATTCATACCAGCAAGTTTACGCACGTCATCTTCACTCCAGTCAGGATCTCGCAATAATTCTGCGAGCAAATGAGGATACCGTGAAACGTCTTCTAATCCTTCGGGTGGTGCATCGATACCATCATATCCTGCACCCAATCCTACGTGCTCTACACCAGCTACTCGACGAACATGGTTTATATGAGCTACAACGTCTTCCACAGTGGCACGTTCTCCACACGTTACGAGCTtagcataaaaattaatcataacgACACCTCCATTTGCAGCAATCATACGTAAAAGATCATCCGGAACATTTCGGGAAGAGTTACATATTGCTGCTGCACCTGAGTGTGAAAAAACTACAGGAGCTTGAGTCGTTTCTAGAGCATCCCTTGCTGTTTCCTCTCCTGCATGAGACAGATCCACTATCATCCCTAGACGATTCATTTCACGTACCACGGCGCGTCCGAACTCTGTGAGTCCACCAGAAGTGCCAGCGGCACGCGCCCATCGCGTATCACACGTATGAGTTACCGTTAGATATCGAGCACCCAGCTGATAAAATGCGCGCAGCACCGCAAGTGAATCTCCAAGGGCATGACCACCTTCAACTCCAATCAGTGAGGCTATTCGACCGTCACGATGAGCCTCTAATAGTTCTGCGGCATCAGTTACTAATGCAAGGTGGGCCGCATTCATGTCCACTATTCTTTTAATAACATCCATCTGTTCTAGGGCTAGTTGCACTGCATCTTTGTCTCGCGCACCACAAGGAACATAGGCTGACCAAAATTGCGCACCGACTTGTCCGAGTCGTAGCCGTGGTATATCAGTGTGCGACCAGCGCGAACGAGCCCACGGTTCGAGGCCTTCCAAGCCGgcacttaaattaaaatctcctattttattatgtaagaaTTTTCTAACGTTCCAAGCCAAATCGTTATGGCCATCGATGAGTGGAAAATCACGTAACATCCGCCTTATAGTGGTTAATCGCTGTTCGGGCGTCGCGCGACCACCACCACCAAGAGCGAGTGGCAACGCAAGTGCGGCGCCAAGTCCGGCCAACACGACGAGCCCAGCAAGGGCAATTCTCCATCTTGGCCGTCTCGGCGTTGGCTTTTCGTCAGAGCTTCCTGATGCCGAAGCTGAGAGTGAATCCGGTGCCCAACGACCACAACGTTCCGCCACATCTGGTATGGAACCAGGAAACGTCATGCCTTCTGGTACCGCCGCCTATAAAAGACAAATtaccaatattatttactttttcattttaatataatttactatcgCTATTTTTAAtgccattatttattttatattacctaaTCGAATACATTTATCTCGTTAATACTTTCGATACTAACTATGATATCTCCGTATTAGATATAAGCGAGACGAAAAAATACCGGTTTGTTGTGTTATAGTGATAgggcaataaataaatgcctgATCTTAGCTTGTTTAATGTACGACATTAATTTATCactaattaatgaaaatttctaaaagtttTTGACTTGcatggtattattttttaacccaAAAAACTGCTCACACATAAAAGAGTACAAACAACACATATTACATAGGCTTAGAACGGTACAAAGGCTATTTGAATCGTGACCGACATTTTCAGAATACTATAGGTACAGATACAATACCGTACGATACGCATATCTCATTCGCTCATTATCATTCCATTGATTGTTACTTGTTCATAGTGTTACactatatgtatatcataGATTCAATTTTCTTCATATCGATAtcattatgtaaattgttaattaaccCAGTTAAGGATAGAACTACACAGGTGTTGTTATAACTACTAaccctatcctatcctattaatcctactatccttctccctactatcctactttaatattataaatgcgaaagtttgtaaggatacgtgtgttgctctttcacgcaaaaactactaaaccaacataggcaactttttatcccgatattcctacgggatacagacttacgcgggagaaaccgcggggccagctagttatagaaaaaaactaaGTACTTTGTGTATAGATCATCAAATTCATAAAGtgtttagattataaaatttgctatACGTTTAGATCGCAACACATAAGATTGTGGAAAAAAATTTGTTGACAATGTTGTTCATCTATTGTGAGCATTGCATTtatgaaatcataaaaaaccCCACCATAATCAGTTGTGTAGTTTtcaagatttaagcatacatagggacatagatacagacagagaaagcgactttgtatTATACCATGTAGTGATGAgagcttttaaaattatcgaaaacaaaagaaatgtgtaatatttatatatttacagtaaCAAACATGTACATTTGTGTTATTACAAATACTTCAATGTAAGTACTAACTGATTtcgtaacaaaatttaaaaaatagagaAAGTCGAGAGGAACCTAAAGTCGGTTAAGTGTGTTTCGGACTGCGACACTAAGAGCTCCGTACAAATAAGCATAAGAGCGATTGCAAACAATATGTAAACATACGTACATTGACCCATTGGCCTGGGTATCATTGGCAAACCAACTGTCAATTTATGACCGGGTCAACCGGAGCTTAACctccattatttattatttatttttatgccaCATCAAAAAtacatctctgaaaatttcattctacctatcacggttcatgagatacaacCTGGTtacagacggacggacagacaaaTATAACACGCGTTAACCTAAGTTTACAGGAAACTAACCTATACTAAAAAGtcaatacatacaatatattgtgtttacaAATCCTACGAACCGTAAATAAACcctaaaatctaaataaattaaaataaatatccagTCAGATTTATCGAATGCAGGTGTTTCGACATGCGCCTCTGGAATAAGTGCGTTCGCTGCGAATAATTTGATTCTTAACTTTCTTATTTCTGATCTGATAACAAGAAACATaagattaaatagatatataatcaAACAATACAGCTGTTGTTTATTTCCTGCGAACATAAATTATTCTGAAAGTATTAGAGACAATTAAGTGTTAGATAATATTTCCTATAACCAAATAAACATGGTAAAATGATAGAAAACTTAGATGCACGTCAGCAACTTTCCGCGCATTTAAGATAATCTGTTACATCTACACTTAAATCTTTGGAAATAAAGCTATATCTTTCCAACGTGCAAACGCTATCGTGTAGGTAGCCGTAATGCATTTAGGTTTCAATGTCGACAAATcatattagttatattatattaggcaaaatttattacagtatGCATATGTGATCCAATTGGCGCTGAGAACACAGCAATAGAATTCGACTGCTGCATGTGTAGGTCTCTACAGAATGACAATAATTTGCCGCATGTTCAATTATGCAAGGGGAACACATAATATGGGGAGGTTCTAGGGGGACCTGAATAGCCTCTGACCCATTTACAGAGAGTACTGGCGTGAATGCCTCCCTCAAACCGGGATTTCAAGGGAGTTAACATTAAACAAACAGTTATTCATTCATACAGCGTTACAAGTGATTACTTGCTatatacacattaaataaaattattctatggAAATGAAATGGATAAATTGTATCTATGTGTggtaaatatagattttttctttttcgttaatttatattagcatctaacatatataaattgtagaatatttattattaacaaatttatttcgattttaatATTGGATGAAATGGAGAATTGATATTATCGAGTAggtaagtattataattaaatctgcTCACAGTAAAATCTCTATGTTATGACCTTGTTCATTTCAATCTCATTACTTTTCATTTTGTTCTTAGAAAAAAGCCTTTTGTTGTGTAGAAAAAATCTTAATGAGTCCAGCTGTATGTTTTTCACAATGTTCTACTTTCTGTATAAGACCTTGtgttataaacttttaagaTTTAGTATTTCCCAGAGCTGACGGTGGCGGGCATGAATGTGTTCAGACAAACAATacttattttagtaaaaaccTGTTCAACTGAAGTTTTCTGTTTATTGAATGCCACAATTATAGCAGGTACTTAAGtggtataaaatacataattctgTTTTGTGTGATCAAGTATGAGTAAAAGCCCCCTTTAAGAATCTTAAATGCACAGGAagttagattaaatattatacttttaattgaatgagaatgtatcaaaatgtttattatcttaaaatataaattagt
This window contains:
- the LOC119840841 gene encoding dipeptidase 1-like isoform X2; the encoded protein is MEPPWEIELELRRHIESCACTCDHMGYGNYMDYQAAVPEGMTFPGSIPDVAERCGRWAPDSLSASASGSSDEKPTPRRPRWRIALAGLVVLAGLGAALALPLALGGGGRATPEQRLTTIRRMLRDFPLIDGHNDLAWNVRKFLHNKIGDFNLSAGLEGLEPWARSRWSHTDIPRLRLGQVGAQFWSAYVPCGARDKDAVQLALEQMDVIKRIVDMNAAHLALVTDAAELLEAHRDGRIASLIGVEGGHALGDSLAVLRAFYQLGARYLTVTHTCDTRWARAAGTSGGLTEFGRAVVREMNRLGMIVDLSHAGEETARDALETTQAPVVFSHSGAAAICNSSRNVPDDLLRMIAANGGVVMINFYAKLVTCGERATVEDVVAHINHVRRVAGVEHVGLGAGYDGIDAPPEGLEDVSRYPHLLAELLRDPDWSEDDVRKLAGMNVVRVMQDVERVRDQWRRAAVLPGEESPGVRRGDCVYGPA
- the LOC119840841 gene encoding dipeptidase 1-like isoform X1; the protein is MEPPWEIELELRRHIESCACTCDHMGYGNYMDYQVAPAAHPCICRAITSPHAHAAVPEGMTFPGSIPDVAERCGRWAPDSLSASASGSSDEKPTPRRPRWRIALAGLVVLAGLGAALALPLALGGGGRATPEQRLTTIRRMLRDFPLIDGHNDLAWNVRKFLHNKIGDFNLSAGLEGLEPWARSRWSHTDIPRLRLGQVGAQFWSAYVPCGARDKDAVQLALEQMDVIKRIVDMNAAHLALVTDAAELLEAHRDGRIASLIGVEGGHALGDSLAVLRAFYQLGARYLTVTHTCDTRWARAAGTSGGLTEFGRAVVREMNRLGMIVDLSHAGEETARDALETTQAPVVFSHSGAAAICNSSRNVPDDLLRMIAANGGVVMINFYAKLVTCGERATVEDVVAHINHVRRVAGVEHVGLGAGYDGIDAPPEGLEDVSRYPHLLAELLRDPDWSEDDVRKLAGMNVVRVMQDVERVRDQWRRAAVLPGEESPGVRRGDCVYGPA